The genomic segment GCCTgtgaaaacacaccaacacaagtCGATACTTTACATCATTCAAGAACAAACATGATTTCTGTGTTCGCTTCTTTCTGCTTTCAACTGATGTGTCCACCATTCATACTGAAAACTGTTTGATACTGAAACATATCATCCATTTCTTACACTCAAGGGTAATCACATGCAACCCCTCTATTTCTATTCTATctagtttgtttaatttttacaaatctactattttaaatctttacaAGAATGGAACAGTTTGCATTGCACCATTGTTCTGTGgttaaaagtgttttgtttctgtttggtttctACCTTCTTGAGCGCCTCGATGCCGACTGAGCGTCTGTCCAGCTCGATGTACAACCTGCCCAGCTTCAGGAGCAGGGAGGACACATTCAGAGAGTGGGGTGGATACAGCTTACTGAAGGAAcgagatcacacacacaacgaTCCCACTTACAGgcaaatgatgaagatgaacatgATGAAGCCGAGCAACAACACAAGAATCTTTACATCCcacgaagcagtgatgtattgtaaatgtcagtgtttccgtccaccaaatatctttgcaaacgttgaagatagaaagatgaaacaaaaagcacattacttgggtggcaaaggggatgaaaattagatgttgaccttgaccttgagaaaactagatcaaggtcaaattttaagtTTCGtaaatttttttgcacatatctcaggaaccagataagacagaaagaccaaaaggcgttatattcagggaagCAAGGGGAGGAAAACTAGATCaaaaccttgaccttgaaaaactaggtcaaggtcaaattttcacttttatatatTTCTAGGTACATGTCAAGCATTCATTTCTGAGACTATcttgaaagtaggtcagggtagaattttgaaatcagggtgtcgcgggatgttgcagtctctgactgccttatttTCTTCTACAGTCATCACAAAAAAAGTGGATGGTAAAAATATTCTAGATAGTGCTTTAGGTGTTGTTGACCGCCTTCAATGTTCAAGTTAAAGCACCAAAGCATTTTTGAAATATCTGTCTGCAGAAGTTTTTGGAAAATGGCTGAACCAGTGATTGATCATTAAACATCTGTGAAAGCGACAAACTTGCAAAATGGGGTCAAAAAGAAGTCAAATCAGTGGAGAAACAGAAATCCTTCTTGACTTTTAGTTTACAGTAAAAAAGTCTACTCCCAGAATACTGGAAACTACATTTATCATAATACAAACTACGAGCAGCAGCTGGTAAAGCTGGGCTCCATCATCTGACCTACAGACTGAAACACATGACGACAGCAGACAGACGTGTGTTTTCAGGGTTCAGCCTCTCTCAGCACCTGTAGTGTCGAACGATCTTCTCCCCGTATCTGACGGCTCCCTCTGAATCTTGCATGTACAGATAAATCCCCATGGCCTGATACATCATGTGGAGCATGTACACGTTGGAGTCGTCGAACACGGCTCCCATTTCCTCCAGGCTCTGCTCGCACATCTCCATCAGCTCACTAGGGGGTGCAGATCAGTCAAGGATGCATCAACACAAGAAGCGTCCAAGGCCTCTGATGGTGTTATCACATGTTTACCTTCCTGAAGATGAATGACTTTGACTCTGACATTAATCAACCAAAAGTTTTCACGGCACTCCATCAATGTTGGTGCAGTTTCGTAACAGTAAAggatattttttatgtgtttgagaGCTCGAAACTCTCTGATAGTTTTCTTGGCATAGCGCAGCATGCTGTTAACGACCTGGGGCTCGGCGGGGTCACTCTTCTTTCGTAGTTTCAACTTTATCTTGTCCTTGAAGTGAAGACAGGAACCATGAGCAGGAAGACCAGTTTCTAAATTTATATCACATAACGATTCTCTTCCTCAACCAAAATTATGCACAtcactcaattttttttctctcaccatGGACTTGCTTTTGCATTCCTGGCAACCACAGGTGAAGTAGTAGGACTCTCTCAGCCTGCTGTTGCGGTCTTCTGTTGGGTAGAGGAGGTCTATGTAGCTGATGAGTAGCTGGAGAGTGAAAAACCAACATGGCGAATGAGAAACCGGAAAAATGAACGCCTTCCTTCATCTCTCTACTGTCATggttaaaacagaaataacacacaTCTTTTTATTTGGTTGCTGCCTGTCTCCATCAGATCACACACACTAGTTTCTATCTTCACACACTGTTGATGAATCATGGGCAACTGGATGGCTAATGTGATGCTATCGGTGATTTACTGTCATTAGCTGTTGTCTGATTACTGGaatttaatttagaaaaatCATGATCTGCTTTTAATTATCGGTCTCATTCTGATTCTTTTTACCTTTACAGGATGTGTGATCAGTTAATcatcaaaatatgtatttaatgtaGAAACATGAGAATGGAATGTACTTTCTCTTAATGAATAAGATGAGGAACTATTCCTTTAAAGTAAAAGTTTTACAAAACTCAATTGAAATGAAACTTAGCTCATAGctcataattcattcattcatgaaaggaaagaaaggctcatctaacacacacacacatgcatgtacgcacacacacaggaaaaaacacactgaacaaGAGGCAGCCCCCTCTGAAAGGCAGCTGTCATCTACACTCACTTCGTCTCCAGGCTTCATGTCCTGCACCGCCCGGACGTCAGCCGCCGTCCCGTTGTACGTGACGATGACGCTGGGGAGACAGCTGTGGTTTATTAGAGCCACACTGTAGAgggacagaacaggagagaCAAGAATAAAAATCCAACTctttattacaataaaatagaACCCACAGTGGAAATAATTTCTGCTGGGAGTGTATTAGCTTTATTCCACGGTGGCACATTCAACTCCTCtaatgtgtgcacatgtgtagTTGAGTGAAACACGTTAGTGGCCTTCCTATTACGTGGATTGCAGACTAGAAACAGCTTAAAAACAAGCTGAGCAggcaaacacattttcacacgGCCAGTTTAAAGTTAACGGCCTCGACCTCAGCAGGGAGACGGTTTTACTACCAAATGACCAACTGGAAAATGAAGCTGCCTGGCAGGGAACTGACCGTCTCACCTCTTTGGTCTTTGGTGTCATGCTGCTCTGAATACAACCCTTTAAAACACTGTGGATTGTAATAATGGCATTTGCCAATGGCTCTAAATCATCATGTGTtccttcattctttcatttatttgtgtgggTAGGGGTTTTCCTTTGTAAAACAATGACTGGAATCAGCAAATATTTGAAAtcccaaaataaaatgaagaaactaACACATATACCAAGAGGCCAATAGTAGAAACATAGAAAGAAAGATGTTGAGAGCCAAGAAGCAGCAACTCTATGCAATATATTGTAGTTGTTGGCTCTGTGCAGAGCGCTGGTCCAATCCTGTGAGGTCTCCTCTTACTCTGGGTAGATGGCTGTACCCAGATGGGACAGTTCGTCATCCTCCACAGTGAAACCATTACAGGCAACCTGTTATTTAAAAGGAGAGAGGACAAGGGCACAAATCAGTTCAAGCACATACTTATACAATTTTAACCCATTTTACATCATATCCCACTTTAGTACGTCCTCTTTCCACGAGACTTTCAAGGACATGCAAATTGTTGGTATTAGCGGCACAAATCTAAGCTTACCTGACAAGGACaagaaaaagtgtgtgtgtgtgtgtgtgtgtgtgtgtgtgtgtgtgtgtgtgtgtgtgtgtgtgtgtgtgtgtgtgtgtgtgtgtgtgtgtgtgtgtgtgtgtgtgtgtgtgtgtgtgtgtgtgtgtgtgtacctgggaaaagAGTGTGAGCTGGTCTTTATGGTCAGGCAGATCCAAGTGCTTGGAGTAAAACCGATGTAGTCCGGCAACATCTGCCTCATGCGTTTCCCGTTTCTCATTATCTATGTCGTCCACGTCTGTTGGGGGAAGATTAGAAGATCGTATTCACCAACAGCAGCAGTATTTATTCCAGACTGTGATTTCATTTGATATAAAACTAGGTGAAGTGCACGCCATACTAAAAATAAGACAAGGCAGGACATTCTGGATCACCCTGGGTACACAACTTTTGCCAAAATGAAGGAGGCATGTCGTCATGTGTGAGACATCTGACCAGGTGGGTAAACTTGCAAAAGGTTGCTGCTAGTTGATGTTGATTTACTTTGAGTAAAATACTCAGTTTATGCTTGATTTTATGGGGATTTAACAAATTATTTCTAAAAACAGGAGACACACATAGTTATGAAAAGTCTGTTCATCTAAACATCTTTCCTGTCTTCATCGCTCTCACTGTGTGAAGGTAGGAACACAGTGTTACCGTGTGATCCCTTCGTCATggtttgtgcgtgtgcgtatgtgtgtgtgtatatgtgtgtgtgtgtgtttgctccttGACCCTTGAAGCTACAGTGAATTTATTCTTGTACGCGAGACGCTCACCCAGGCTCAGTGTTTCAAGTGAAAAGGAACCCCCCCCCGAAGACGCAGCGACACACTGAGAGCACATCTAGCATTTCACCAGACTCCTCATCAGTCTATTAGTAACagcacacattattattatgatcaCATGAGCCCTGGATAATTAATCATAGTCTGTCAACAATGTTACATGACTACTGGCTAGTATTTTATACCTTTGTGTTATAAGACCAACGACTCACGTGATTCCATCTCTCCAATTTGCAGGATCCTCTCAGAGGAGCAACGTTCTTTCTGTGatttctataaaaaaaacaagtataaAAATGACTTACATGAACCACAGTATGTTCCAGATGCTCCAAATGGACACTTATTTGTTTATTAAGGGTCCAACCTTCTTGGCAAGGATCCTAGCCACCAGGCGGGACGTCTCTGACGGGCACCATTTCTCTCCAAAAACAGTCATTGCTGAGCACTCCAGCTTGTGCATGGCCCAGTCCGCTTTCTATGCACACACACGATGCAGAATATTTTAAGGCAGATCCGACTCATTACATGTGAGCATCCACCTCTAAGCATCTGAGCATCTCAGCTACGCCACAAGCTAAAGAAATAGTGACATACCCTCAAACTGTCAAACTGACTCCACATTCTGATTCAGCTCATCCTAATTGAGCAAGGGTAGCGAGGGTTTCTTTTGTCTCATCCTGACAGTAACGTAAGTAGTACAGTGGAATACATACCATGTACATCCTCAGCTGTCACCAGCTAATACTTCTCTTAGGGACcgttaacacaaacacacacattaaaaaaacactcaatTCATCAGGTCATGGTAAACTGGTTAAATCAGAAGCAAATGGACTGCTTAGTCTGTCAAGATGTCTCCAACATCTTATCATAATATCTGTTCTTCCCACCAGTTTGACCTGAGGAAGTCAAGGATCACACAGCAGACTGTAGACAGAACAACTTCAAAACAATACCAGACTGTCTGGTTTTGCTCGTACAGCAGATTCTTTGGAGTTTATTAACCCTCTTCTGTTCTACATTTACTGAACCAgcactgtgatttttttctgtggtgttgattttaaaaattcagacCAACAGCTACTGTCCTATTATGCATACTATAGCTCTTGATGTAATTTCTGCATGTTGGTATGtacaagaaaaaagcaaaagtaaaaaaaacattgtcatGTAAACCAGACCTGAGGAGTCCAAAAAGATGATTGTGAGTCATCAATCAGGATCGTTTTTAGTTTACCTCTTAACTACTACACTGTCATACATTATTAAATGCAGCACCAGTGGAGttacttcaaataaaaatacattcaaaataacatgcaaaataaaaaatgtcaaaataaatcaattgtTGCACTGTTGAGATATTTTTACATGAGGAATCAGAATTATTGGTgtaaaataagtaataaaataagcATTTATTATCAGCCTCAGCAGTACAAACATAACGAGGTGAATCTCTTCAtgctcccacacacacatcccacatGATCTTACACTGTGGTCATtatcattcatccatttattcCGTCACCCCCGACTGTTTCCTACCTGACACTTCACATTGCAGTAGAAGGCTTTCTTGCACTTCCCACATCTCGCCAAACTCTGTTTCCTACAAACGATAGCAAACAATGTTTTCACTGAAAGAGCCGCACTCTGCTTTGTATGATTTGGTTCCCTAGGCACATGGCAAACAACACCAAACAACAGACATGGGGTCAGAGGATAGGTGAGTATCTACCACAGCGTATCTGGTTGCCATGGAGTCCACCTGACAGTTCAACATCTTGCTGCATTAGTCTGAGTGGAGAAGCAGCCGTTGGTGGTGGCCTGTCGTAACTGATAGCAATGAAGAGCTTTAAAACATTCTGTGGTATTAATAGAGCTGACCTTATGAGGGACCAGCTGTCTTTCTACCTCATAGAACCTGTAAAGTCTATAGGTGCaaatacatctttttttatAAGCTTACTGTTGTTACACTAACTCCAGCTGGCTGGTTGGTGAGGGGGTCTGGGATCAAACCACCTGATGTAAGGTACAGCTTTAACCATCAGAGATGTGTCATCCTCTGTGATGCGACCACGTGTTGTCTAGAACTGAGTCTGTCTTCCTGGCTCCGGCTGCACTCATCGATATGGGGAATCCCTGATATTAACAAGGACAAAGTCTTTTTTATTTGAGATTCAAGTTATGTATATCGGTCTTTGATGCCAGGATACAAATGCCACAACTGGGATCTACTGCAGACTGGGAAGACAATGGATCATCAGATGTGAGAAGATATTTTGATTTGTCTTTAACTTTCATATCAATATGACACAAAGTCCTTATAGTAAAACAGCATCCAGATCTCACAGCTTTAATCTCATTTAACTGATCAAATGCAAAAACTGAAGATGCTTCTAAGTAAATAATTAAGATaatatcaaaaaataataaaagcgcTGTTTTCACTCAAGTGAAAGtttatattacaaaaaaaatcaaatgattaAAGCAATCTGTAAAAATCTGAAGTGCTGCTGCAAGATTGCTGATTGTTTAACACCCTCAAGGTGAACATTATTAAAATGATCATGATTGTAAATGACAATATTGATATGATGGTATAAAACATGCATATtatattttcagttatttcaataaaataaactagTACAAGCCTACAGGACAGCTCAATAGatataatatttttcatttatatcaataaCAACTGCTGTCACTGCTGTGAGGCAAGGCGGTGGTTATCGATGATGCCATTCATGTTACAGAACCATTTCTCATGTTCTGCATTCATTGGGGGGCCCAGACAGGGAATACAGACGTGTGAAACAGGATACACATGAACCATCATATAACCAAATTAGAATGCATGTGCTGCCATTTGTGTCCCATACAGCCCACTGCACGTGGTGTGTGGCAGTGGGGCCCTATGGAGAAGAGTCACCGATGAACTGATTCTCAGTTGAAGGGATTACAACGTTCACATCAAGAAATGAGTCACATGATATTAGGTTACATGCAACTCCTGATCGATGCAGACTCTTTAATTGCCCCAGAGGGGGGTGATCGATCATGTACCTGGTGAAGCAGCACTCACAGTAGAACCCTCTCTCCTGGACCGACAACACGTAGGAGTACGCCTGGCAGGAAAACAGCAGCTCCCCGGCTTTGAACGCTCTGGTAACCCGGAGACCTCGACCTTTTCCCGGACTGTCAAACCTCTCGATGCCCTGGATGCTGGCCGTCATTGTGCCTCTGCCTCCAGAATGAAGTTCACCCACCGAGAAGTGGGATGTGGCATCCCGGCTGCAAGTGTGTGGGGGGCGTCATACCACCCAATAATAGTCCTCACTGGCGCTCAGGGGGACGAAATGATGCCACCTgttgttaaaaacaacaacaacaataataaaaaaaatgctaaactTTTCTTGTTAGACATTATTTGTTATAAAGC from the Antennarius striatus isolate MH-2024 chromosome 19, ASM4005453v1, whole genome shotgun sequence genome contains:
- the LOC137613900 gene encoding N-lysine methyltransferase SMYD2-B-like isoform X1 produces the protein MTASIQGIERFDSPGKGRGLRVTRAFKAGELLFSCQAYSYVLSVQERGFYCECCFTRKQSLARCGKCKKAFYCNVKCQKADWAMHKLECSAMTVFGEKWCPSETSRLVARILAKKKSQKERCSSERILQIGEMESHVDDIDNEKRETHEADVAGLHRFYSKHLDLPDHKDQLTLFSQVACNGFTVEDDELSHLGTAIYPDVALINHSCLPSVIVTYNGTAADVRAVQDMKPGDELLISYIDLLYPTEDRNSRLRESYYFTCGCQECKSKSMDKIKLKLRKKSDPAEPQVVNSMLRYAKKTIREFRALKHIKTPSELMEMCEQSLEEMGAVFDDSNVYMLHMMYQAMGIYLYMQDSEGAVRYGEKIVRHYSKLYPPHSLNVSSLLLKLGRLYIELDRRSVGIEALKKAEAIMEVTHGKNHFSLVKLREEMKTK
- the LOC137613900 gene encoding N-lysine methyltransferase SMYD2-like isoform X2: MHKLECSAMTVFGEKWCPSETSRLVARILAKKKSQKERCSSERILQIGEMESHVDDIDNEKRETHEADVAGLHRFYSKHLDLPDHKDQLTLFSQVACNGFTVEDDELSHLGTAIYPDVALINHSCLPSVIVTYNGTAADVRAVQDMKPGDELLISYIDLLYPTEDRNSRLRESYYFTCGCQECKSKSMDKIKLKLRKKSDPAEPQVVNSMLRYAKKTIREFRALKHIKTPSELMEMCEQSLEEMGAVFDDSNVYMLHMMYQAMGIYLYMQDSEGAVRYGEKIVRHYSKLYPPHSLNVSSLLLKLGRLYIELDRRSVGIEALKKAEAIMEVTHGKNHFSLVKLREEMKTK